One Nicotiana sylvestris chromosome 12, ASM39365v2, whole genome shotgun sequence genomic window carries:
- the LOC138884025 gene encoding uncharacterized protein yields the protein MYFHDEEVSFIGEDIAESYDNWRVFFDVATNFKGVGIGAVLISETDQHYLVFAKLRFLCTNNMAQYKACILGLKMAIDMNVQELLPDKNFIDPIPVKIHNQPAYCARVKEEANRKPWLHDIKEYLAKEEYPDLANPTQKRTLRRLSHNFFHSRGILYRRTPDLGLLRYVDVKEASRLLEEIHAGTCVYQCVPGIGKQKKKEDDQQKTVDLLDFYSHI from the exons atgtattttcatgatgaagaggtatcattcataggagaagacattgcagaatcctatgacaaTTGGAGAGTGTTCTTCGATGTTGCAACAAACTttaaaggagttggaataggagcagtcctaatatcagaaaccgatcagcattatctggtgtttgccaaactcaggttcctctgcaccaacaatatggcccaGTATAAAGCCTGCAtattggggctcaaaatggccattgacatgaacgttcaagagctgcta CccgataagaatttcattgatcccattccagtgaaaatccataatcagccagcttactgtgcccgtGTTAAAGAGGAAGCAAACAGAAAGCCTTGgcttcatgatatcaaggaatatctggCAAAAGAAGAGTACCCGGATCTTGCTAATcccactcagaaacgcacacttcggagattgtcccacaacttctttcacagtagAGGAATCCtttataggaggactcccgatttaggattattaagatatGTCGAcgtaaaggaagcatccaggctactagaggaaattcatgctgggacatgtg TGTATcagtgtgtacctggtataggaaagcaaaagaagaaggaggatgATCAGCAGAAAACA GTTGACCTGTTAGATTTCTACAGCCATATCTAA